A single genomic interval of Chitinophaga sp. 180180018-3 harbors:
- a CDS encoding SDR family oxidoreductase, with translation MSASLKDKIVVITGGNSGIGYATAASFLAKGAKVLITGRDPEAVQKAVYALGHPAEGFKADQADLNDTRRLYDYLQGRFGKIDTLFVNAGRAKTAPFETVTEELYDELMNINFKGAFFTIQQLLPLINDGGSIILLSALNAYAGMPEGSVMSAAKAALNSTGRVLSRELAARKIRVNTVNPGIVDTPLLQKVGMPDAAKAYLGSITPLGRLGKPEDIAHLVTFLASDEASFITGAEYNVDGGLMVHPLIG, from the coding sequence ATGTCAGCATCACTAAAAGATAAAATCGTTGTTATCACGGGCGGTAACAGCGGCATAGGATACGCTACAGCAGCTTCTTTTCTGGCAAAAGGGGCAAAGGTTTTGATAACGGGCAGAGACCCCGAGGCGGTGCAAAAGGCAGTATACGCACTCGGTCATCCCGCAGAAGGATTTAAGGCAGATCAGGCTGATTTAAATGATACCCGCCGGCTCTACGATTACCTGCAGGGCCGGTTCGGAAAAATTGATACCCTGTTTGTTAACGCAGGCAGGGCGAAAACAGCGCCGTTTGAAACGGTAACAGAGGAACTATACGATGAATTAATGAACATTAACTTCAAAGGCGCTTTTTTCACTATACAACAACTGCTGCCACTCATCAATGATGGCGGTTCTATCATACTGCTGTCGGCATTGAACGCCTATGCAGGCATGCCGGAAGGTTCAGTAATGTCGGCCGCTAAGGCGGCCCTCAACTCCACCGGCAGAGTACTTTCCCGGGAACTGGCTGCCAGGAAAATCAGGGTCAATACCGTTAATCCGGGTATCGTGGATACACCGCTCCTGCAAAAGGTAGGAATGCCGGATGCAGCCAAAGCATATCTTGGCAGCATTACTCCCCTGGGCCGACTGGGTAAGCCGGAAGATATCGCCCACCTGGTTACTTTCCTCGCATCGGACGAAGCTTCCTTTATTACCGGGGCAGAATACAATGTAGACGGTGGCCTCATGGTTCATCCGTTGATCGGTTGA